Proteins from a single region of Felis catus isolate Fca126 chromosome B4, F.catus_Fca126_mat1.0, whole genome shotgun sequence:
- the SGSM3 gene encoding small G protein signaling modulator 3 isoform X2 gives MSGSHTPSASGPFSALTPSMWPQEILAKSTQKEESVEQPEFFYDEFGFRVDKEDGANPGSGRPSGVSLMEDPPQRLRWQAHLEFTHNHDVGDLTWDKIAVSLPRSEKLRSLVLAGIPHSMRPQLWMRLSGALQKKRNSELSYREMVKNSSNDETIAAKQVAACLLLFLEEEDAFWMMCAIIEDLLPASYFSTTLLGVQTDQRVLRHLIVQYLPRLDKLLQEHDIELSLITLHWFLTAFASVVHIKLLLRLWDLFFYEGSLVLFQTTLGMLRLKEEELIQSENSASIFNTLSDIPSQIEDAELLLGEAMRLAGSLTDVAVETQRRKHLAYLIADQGQLLGTSATTNLSQVVRRRTQRRKSGITSLLFGEDDLEALKAKNIKQTELVADLREAILRVARHFQCTDPKNCSVELSPDYSMESHQRDHENYVACSRSHRRRAKALLDFERHDDDELGFRKNDIITIISQKDEHCWVGELNGLRGWFPAKFVEVLDERSKEYSIAGDDAVTEGVTDLVRGTLCPALKALFEHGLKKPSLLGGACHPWLFIEEAAGREVERDFDSVYSRLVLCKTYRLDEDGKVLTPEELLYRAVQSVNVTHDAAHAQMDVKLRSLICVGLNEQVLHLWLEVLCSSLPTVEKWYQPWSFLRSPGWVQIKCELRVLCCFAFSLSQDWELPVKREEEKKPLKEGVQDMLVKHHLFSWDIDG, from the exons ATGTCAG GAAGCCACACACCTTCTGCCAGTGGCCCCTTCTCAGCCCTGACTCCAAGCATGTGGCCCCAGGAGATCTTGGCCAAGTCCACGCAG AAGGAAGAGTCAGTGGAGCAACCAGAGTTCTTCTATGATGAGTTCGGTTTCCGCGTGGACAAGGAAG ACGGCGCCAACCCCGGTTCCGGCAGGCCATCAGGTGTGTCTCTGATGGAGGACCCTCCACAGAGACTGCGCTGGCAGGCCCACCTGGAGTTCACCCATAACCATGACGTGGGGGATCTCACGTGGGACAAGattgctgtctctctgccccgctctGAGAAGCTTCGCTCCTTGGTGCTGGCGGGCATCCCACACAGCATGAGGCCACAG CTGTGGATGCGGCTCTCTGGGGCCCTGCAGAAGAAGAGGAATTCCGAGCTGTCCTACCGAGAGATGGTGAAGAACAGCTCCAACGATGAGACCATTGCTGCCAAACAG GTGGCTGCCTGCCTTCTGCtgttcctggaggaggaggacgcTTTCTGGATGATGTGCGCCATCATCGAGGACTTGCTCCCCGCCTCCTACTTCAGCACCACCCTGCTGGGAGTCCAGACAGACCAGCGGGTCCTGCGCCACCTCATCGTCCAGTACCTGCCTCGCTTGGACAAGTTGCTCCAGGAGCACGACATCG AGCTGTCTCTGATCACGCTGCACTGGTTCCTCACGGCCTTCGCCAGCGTGGTGCACATCAAGCTGCTGCTGCGCCTCTGGGACCTGTTTTTCTACGAGGGCTCCCTGGTGCTGTTCCAGACCACGCTGGGCATGCTGCGGCTCAAG GAGGAGGAGCTGATCCAGTCCGAGAACTCGGCCTCCATCTTCAACACGCTGTCAGACATCCCTTCGCAGATTGAGGACGCGGAGCTGCTGCTGGGGGAGGCCATGCGGCTGGCTGGCTCCCTCACGGATGTGGCCGTGGAGACGCAGCGCCGCAAGCACCTGGCCTACCTCATTGCGGACCAGGGCCAACTCCTAGGGACCAGTGCCACCACCAACCTGTCACAG GTCGTGCGGCGCCGGACCCAGCGGAGGAAGTCTGGCATCACCTCCCTGCTCTTTG GGGAGGACGACCTAGAGGCGCTCAAGGCCAAGAACATCAAGCAGACGGAACTGGTAGCCGACCTCCGGGAAGCCATCCTGCGTGTTGCCCGCCATTTCCAGTGCACAGACCCCAAAAACTGTAGTGTG GAGCTGAGCCCAGACTACAGCATGGAGAGCCACCAGCGAGACCACGAGAACTATGTGGCATGCTCACGCAGCCACCGGCGCCGAGCCAAGGCCCTGCTGGACTTCGAGCGACACGACGACGATGAGCTGGGCTTCCGCAAGAACGACATCATCACG ATCATATCTCAGAAGGATGAGCACTGCTGGGTCGGGGAGCTGAACGGCCTGAGAG GCTGGTTTCCAGCCAAGTTTGTGGAAGTCCTGGATGAACGGAGCAAAGAG TACTCCATCGCGGGGGATGATGCTGTGACAGAGGGGGTCACGGACTTGGTTCGAGGGACCCTCTGCCCAGCTCTCAAGGCCCTGTTTGAACATGGGCTGAAGAAGCCGTCCCTGCTGGGAGGTGCCTGCCACCCTTGGCTGTTCATCGAGGAG GCAGCAGGCcgggaggtggagagagacttTGACTCGGTGTATTCACGCCTGGTGCTGTGTAAGACGTACAG GTTGGATGAAGATGGCAAAGTCTTGACCCCGGAGGAGCTGCTCTACCGG GCTGTGCAGTCTGTGAACGTGACCCATGACGCTGCACACGCACAGATGGATGTCAAGCTCCGTTCCCTCATCTGTGTGGGACTCAA CGAGCAGGTCTTGCACCTGTGGCTGGAGGTGCTCTGCTCCAGCCTGCCTACCGTGGAGAAGTGGTACCAGCCCTGGTCTTTCCTGCGCAGCCCTGGCTGGGTCCAGATCAAATGTGAGCTCCG cGTTCTCTGCTGCTTCGCCTTCAGCCTCTCGCAGGACTGGGAACTTCCTGTGAAGAGAGAG GAGGAGAAGAAGCCACTGAAGGAGGGTGTTCAGGACATGCTGGTGAAGCACCACCTCTTCAGCTGGGACATAGACGGGTGA
- the SGSM3 gene encoding small G protein signaling modulator 3 isoform X1, whose amino-acid sequence MSGSHTPSASGPFSALTPSMWPQEILAKSTQKEESVEQPEFFYDEFGFRVDKEDGANPGSGRPSGVSLMEDPPQRLRWQAHLEFTHNHDVGDLTWDKIAVSLPRSEKLRSLVLAGIPHSMRPQLWMRLSGALQKKRNSELSYREMVKNSSNDETIAAKQIEKDLLRTMPSNVCFASVSSIGVPRLRRVLRALAWLYPEIGYCQGTGMVAACLLLFLEEEDAFWMMCAIIEDLLPASYFSTTLLGVQTDQRVLRHLIVQYLPRLDKLLQEHDIELSLITLHWFLTAFASVVHIKLLLRLWDLFFYEGSLVLFQTTLGMLRLKEEELIQSENSASIFNTLSDIPSQIEDAELLLGEAMRLAGSLTDVAVETQRRKHLAYLIADQGQLLGTSATTNLSQVVRRRTQRRKSGITSLLFGEDDLEALKAKNIKQTELVADLREAILRVARHFQCTDPKNCSVELSPDYSMESHQRDHENYVACSRSHRRRAKALLDFERHDDDELGFRKNDIITIISQKDEHCWVGELNGLRGWFPAKFVEVLDERSKEYSIAGDDAVTEGVTDLVRGTLCPALKALFEHGLKKPSLLGGACHPWLFIEEAAGREVERDFDSVYSRLVLCKTYRLDEDGKVLTPEELLYRAVQSVNVTHDAAHAQMDVKLRSLICVGLNEQVLHLWLEVLCSSLPTVEKWYQPWSFLRSPGWVQIKCELRVLCCFAFSLSQDWELPVKREEEKKPLKEGVQDMLVKHHLFSWDIDG is encoded by the exons ATGTCAG GAAGCCACACACCTTCTGCCAGTGGCCCCTTCTCAGCCCTGACTCCAAGCATGTGGCCCCAGGAGATCTTGGCCAAGTCCACGCAG AAGGAAGAGTCAGTGGAGCAACCAGAGTTCTTCTATGATGAGTTCGGTTTCCGCGTGGACAAGGAAG ACGGCGCCAACCCCGGTTCCGGCAGGCCATCAGGTGTGTCTCTGATGGAGGACCCTCCACAGAGACTGCGCTGGCAGGCCCACCTGGAGTTCACCCATAACCATGACGTGGGGGATCTCACGTGGGACAAGattgctgtctctctgccccgctctGAGAAGCTTCGCTCCTTGGTGCTGGCGGGCATCCCACACAGCATGAGGCCACAG CTGTGGATGCGGCTCTCTGGGGCCCTGCAGAAGAAGAGGAATTCCGAGCTGTCCTACCGAGAGATGGTGAAGAACAGCTCCAACGATGAGACCATTGCTGCCAAACAG ATCGAGAAGGACCTGCTCCGCACCATGCCCAGCAACGTGTGCTTCGCCAGCGTGAGCAGCATCGGGGTGCCCCGCCTGCGCAGGGTTCTCCGGGCGCTGGCCTGGCTCTACCCAGAGATCGGCTACTGCCAGGGCACGGGCATG GTGGCTGCCTGCCTTCTGCtgttcctggaggaggaggacgcTTTCTGGATGATGTGCGCCATCATCGAGGACTTGCTCCCCGCCTCCTACTTCAGCACCACCCTGCTGGGAGTCCAGACAGACCAGCGGGTCCTGCGCCACCTCATCGTCCAGTACCTGCCTCGCTTGGACAAGTTGCTCCAGGAGCACGACATCG AGCTGTCTCTGATCACGCTGCACTGGTTCCTCACGGCCTTCGCCAGCGTGGTGCACATCAAGCTGCTGCTGCGCCTCTGGGACCTGTTTTTCTACGAGGGCTCCCTGGTGCTGTTCCAGACCACGCTGGGCATGCTGCGGCTCAAG GAGGAGGAGCTGATCCAGTCCGAGAACTCGGCCTCCATCTTCAACACGCTGTCAGACATCCCTTCGCAGATTGAGGACGCGGAGCTGCTGCTGGGGGAGGCCATGCGGCTGGCTGGCTCCCTCACGGATGTGGCCGTGGAGACGCAGCGCCGCAAGCACCTGGCCTACCTCATTGCGGACCAGGGCCAACTCCTAGGGACCAGTGCCACCACCAACCTGTCACAG GTCGTGCGGCGCCGGACCCAGCGGAGGAAGTCTGGCATCACCTCCCTGCTCTTTG GGGAGGACGACCTAGAGGCGCTCAAGGCCAAGAACATCAAGCAGACGGAACTGGTAGCCGACCTCCGGGAAGCCATCCTGCGTGTTGCCCGCCATTTCCAGTGCACAGACCCCAAAAACTGTAGTGTG GAGCTGAGCCCAGACTACAGCATGGAGAGCCACCAGCGAGACCACGAGAACTATGTGGCATGCTCACGCAGCCACCGGCGCCGAGCCAAGGCCCTGCTGGACTTCGAGCGACACGACGACGATGAGCTGGGCTTCCGCAAGAACGACATCATCACG ATCATATCTCAGAAGGATGAGCACTGCTGGGTCGGGGAGCTGAACGGCCTGAGAG GCTGGTTTCCAGCCAAGTTTGTGGAAGTCCTGGATGAACGGAGCAAAGAG TACTCCATCGCGGGGGATGATGCTGTGACAGAGGGGGTCACGGACTTGGTTCGAGGGACCCTCTGCCCAGCTCTCAAGGCCCTGTTTGAACATGGGCTGAAGAAGCCGTCCCTGCTGGGAGGTGCCTGCCACCCTTGGCTGTTCATCGAGGAG GCAGCAGGCcgggaggtggagagagacttTGACTCGGTGTATTCACGCCTGGTGCTGTGTAAGACGTACAG GTTGGATGAAGATGGCAAAGTCTTGACCCCGGAGGAGCTGCTCTACCGG GCTGTGCAGTCTGTGAACGTGACCCATGACGCTGCACACGCACAGATGGATGTCAAGCTCCGTTCCCTCATCTGTGTGGGACTCAA CGAGCAGGTCTTGCACCTGTGGCTGGAGGTGCTCTGCTCCAGCCTGCCTACCGTGGAGAAGTGGTACCAGCCCTGGTCTTTCCTGCGCAGCCCTGGCTGGGTCCAGATCAAATGTGAGCTCCG cGTTCTCTGCTGCTTCGCCTTCAGCCTCTCGCAGGACTGGGAACTTCCTGTGAAGAGAGAG GAGGAGAAGAAGCCACTGAAGGAGGGTGTTCAGGACATGCTGGTGAAGCACCACCTCTTCAGCTGGGACATAGACGGGTGA